One genomic window of Mucilaginibacter sp. SJ includes the following:
- a CDS encoding SusC/RagA family TonB-linked outer membrane protein, with product MRKHILFYIVLAVCTILLCADVHAQAQNITVTGTVVEKATNKILPGVNIYMGSKGLTQTDYKGKFTVNIPANSTLTFTFVGFVTEKVKLEPGQKNIAVALTEDKKGLNEVIIVAYQNRNKETTPGASVTITQKDIQDVPTSNVESLLQGKVAGLNIQNNTGAPGFRGSVQVRGLSTLSVSGSGSESFLQPTSPLYIIDGVPLDADKAAEFGFQTQGPGVSPLSLIPVEDIQSIQVMKDAQATSMYGSRGAYGVIIITTKRGNSKVPRVRYTGNFFVNATPQLRATLGGNSERRAKIQQILSNATIIDELRKLGQTGFLADSLNAYWNNSTNWQSIFYGTTHNQSHNVALDGGNDRFNYKVNMGLYSEKGVIKNTGFDRYNLNMNMEFKPNDKFRFFGSLFGSLGSQAKGNGVGLLQQGVASNGQASTLLPPPSFYLSPDGVTSALQTQNSNSTRNIRTNIDGRYEFIPGLALSSSISYDYTSDAESTFTPAAANAQFAQVYDYEGRNFTLYNRNALTYAKTFSADHTIFINTFNEIYKQGGQSGIIRQNRIPNDQLQGPVGSDPYNSRGGGVLSNFKNATIASFAGSFNYDYKKKYVLELSYRLDGTSSNGLENPYSKNPAAGFRWNYYKENWFKNWDWLTSGGLRLTWGQNIVPTGSLQSIYGLYNLNGNFNNNPTIGINYEFIPNPTLKPTTTTQYNLGFDMTILQGKVDLSFDTYYKKVDNLLFDRFLPNSTGFQKKSSNDVSIADYGYELMVTLRPLTAKDFNWTVSFNGAINRDYLLRLPAEYNGQYIKFDYNNYQHIVFRVGKNTLSNYLLVNQGVYSTDADVPVDPVTGKKYQTSGLAFKGGDPRFKDVNGDYILDDRDYEITGNSQPLITGGVSTNINYKNFGLNVYATYTAKRTILNNALSDRLSIMRDPYALLAAVPLDDLDIWRNPGDQSKYPNPYSFSRFNQIRPLRSDQSLWQEEGSYLKINTVTLSYMFDRKFVRRFGFNNVRVYFSTNNLITFSGYNGPNPENVTSLGRDISSGYPVPRTYNLGLNIELNTSK from the coding sequence ATGAGAAAACACATACTATTTTATATAGTGCTTGCTGTTTGCACGATCTTACTCTGTGCAGATGTTCATGCACAAGCACAAAATATAACGGTTACCGGTACGGTGGTTGAAAAAGCTACCAATAAAATTTTACCCGGTGTAAATATATATATGGGCAGTAAAGGCCTGACGCAAACCGATTATAAGGGAAAGTTTACCGTTAATATACCGGCTAACAGCACACTTACTTTTACGTTTGTAGGCTTTGTTACCGAGAAAGTAAAACTTGAACCCGGGCAGAAGAATATAGCAGTAGCGCTAACTGAGGACAAGAAAGGACTTAATGAGGTAATCATTGTAGCCTACCAGAACAGGAATAAAGAAACAACACCGGGTGCTTCGGTCACGATAACTCAAAAGGATATCCAGGACGTACCTACGTCAAACGTTGAAAGCCTGCTGCAAGGTAAAGTAGCCGGGTTAAATATTCAAAACAATACCGGCGCTCCCGGTTTCAGGGGCTCGGTTCAGGTGCGTGGTTTATCAACCCTGAGTGTATCGGGCAGTGGTAGTGAATCGTTCCTGCAACCTACATCTCCCCTGTATATCATTGACGGGGTGCCATTGGACGCAGATAAGGCGGCTGAATTCGGTTTTCAAACCCAGGGGCCGGGCGTGAGTCCTTTATCATTGATACCGGTAGAGGATATCCAGAGTATACAGGTCATGAAGGATGCACAGGCAACCTCCATGTATGGATCAAGAGGTGCTTATGGTGTAATCATCATAACCACCAAGCGTGGAAACTCTAAAGTACCCCGCGTAAGGTACACCGGCAACTTCTTCGTTAACGCCACTCCACAGCTCCGCGCTACGCTGGGTGGTAATTCCGAACGCCGGGCAAAAATTCAGCAAATATTATCCAATGCAACAATTATTGATGAGCTAAGGAAATTGGGGCAAACTGGTTTCCTGGCTGATAGTTTGAACGCATATTGGAACAACTCAACAAACTGGCAGTCCATTTTTTATGGTACAACGCATAACCAAAGCCATAACGTAGCCTTAGACGGAGGCAACGACCGCTTTAATTACAAAGTGAACATGGGGCTTTATTCGGAAAAAGGCGTAATCAAAAATACAGGTTTCGACAGGTATAACCTGAATATGAACATGGAGTTTAAACCGAATGATAAATTCAGGTTCTTTGGCTCATTGTTCGGTTCGTTGGGAAGCCAGGCTAAGGGTAATGGTGTGGGCTTACTGCAACAAGGAGTGGCCTCGAACGGTCAGGCATCTACACTGCTGCCGCCTCCTTCATTTTATCTTTCACCAGATGGCGTAACATCAGCTTTACAAACGCAGAATAGTAACAGTACAAGAAATATCCGTACCAATATTGATGGTCGTTATGAGTTTATCCCGGGGCTGGCGCTATCCTCAAGCATCAGTTATGATTATACCTCAGATGCCGAATCAACCTTCACTCCCGCAGCTGCAAATGCCCAGTTTGCGCAGGTATATGATTATGAGGGCCGTAATTTCACGTTATACAACCGTAACGCGCTTACTTATGCCAAAACATTCAGCGCCGATCATACCATATTCATTAATACTTTTAATGAAATATATAAACAAGGCGGCCAAAGCGGTATCATCAGGCAAAACCGTATACCTAATGATCAATTGCAGGGGCCTGTAGGGTCCGACCCGTATAACTCAAGAGGCGGAGGTGTATTGTCAAACTTTAAAAATGCCACCATCGCCTCATTTGCAGGCTCCTTTAACTACGATTATAAAAAGAAGTATGTATTGGAGTTATCTTACCGCTTAGATGGTACATCCTCAAATGGCTTAGAGAATCCGTATTCCAAAAATCCTGCAGCCGGTTTCAGGTGGAATTATTACAAGGAAAATTGGTTTAAAAATTGGGATTGGCTCACTTCAGGAGGTTTAAGGTTAACCTGGGGACAAAATATCGTACCAACTGGCAGTTTGCAAAGTATTTACGGCTTATATAACCTGAATGGCAATTTCAATAACAATCCAACCATCGGTATTAATTATGAATTTATACCTAATCCAACATTAAAACCAACTACTACTACGCAGTATAATCTTGGGTTTGATATGACGATTTTGCAGGGTAAAGTCGACCTGAGTTTTGATACTTATTACAAAAAGGTTGATAACTTGTTGTTTGACAGGTTTTTACCTAATAGTACAGGTTTTCAGAAAAAGTCAAGTAATGATGTATCCATTGCCGATTATGGGTATGAGCTGATGGTAACGTTGAGGCCTTTAACCGCCAAGGATTTTAACTGGACGGTGTCATTTAACGGTGCTATTAATCGCGATTACCTATTGAGGTTACCTGCCGAATACAACGGACAATACATCAAATTTGATTATAATAACTATCAGCACATTGTTTTCAGGGTGGGTAAAAATACATTGTCAAACTACCTGCTGGTTAACCAGGGCGTTTATTCAACGGATGCCGATGTACCGGTGGATCCTGTAACCGGTAAAAAATATCAAACCAGTGGCCTCGCTTTCAAAGGAGGCGACCCGAGGTTTAAAGATGTTAACGGCGACTATATCCTTGATGACCGGGATTATGAAATAACCGGTAACTCACAGCCCTTAATAACGGGTGGGGTATCGACAAATATCAACTATAAAAATTTTGGATTAAATGTTTATGCCACTTATACCGCCAAGAGAACAATTTTAAATAACGCACTGTCCGATCGCTTATCCATCATGCGTGATCCTTATGCCCTGCTGGCAGCCGTTCCGCTGGATGACCTGGATATATGGCGCAACCCGGGCGACCAATCCAAATATCCTAATCCCTATTCATTTTCAAGGTTCAACCAGATCAGGCCTCTCCGTTCGGACCAAAGTTTATGGCAGGAAGAAGGGTCATACCTGAAGATCAATACGGTTACGCTTTCCTACATGTTTGACAGAAAGTTTGTACGACGGTTTGGGTTCAATAACGTAAGGGTTTATTTCTCAACCAATAACCTGATCACGTTTTCGGGATATAATGGTCCCAACCCCGAAAACGTAACCTCTCTGGGCCGGGATATATCAAGCGGGTACCCGGTACCGCGCACTTATAATTTAGGTTTAAACATTGAACTCAATACAAGTAAATAA
- a CDS encoding RagB/SusD family nutrient uptake outer membrane protein: MKKTLCIVLILFTAAMTSCNKTLDIDSTRVVGEKNMWNKLEDARAGLLGVYALTRAALSDNDGHWLYGDVRTGEFISPNRQDLKAIASNQLNASYPTVDALSDWTRFYAIVNAANIFLERIGDVKAADKRYTENYLIVDVAQVRFLRAFTYFYMVRIWGDVPFITASHDGKFENQPRESGSKILVWAQQEMLKAAADLPFVYSNNDVQQPGNYYNEDATRWGGALATKNSAYAVLAHLAAWQGNYTDVATYTKFVEDNYGKSGINFQSTEDLTKSNGFFFNKNTSQMFGFNSDWGHIDGSVTGHLEELTLAEPVVNKKVPDIYMPKDTILKIFDMPKDERFSIDTLGQPRSERYFTNINGKYPIFSKIKVILGGVSDPNFRYFTSALIFTRIEDIVLLRAEALAVLGDVNGAIAEVTSIMARRGMSEITIDSNQDIIELIFKERHRELMGEGHRWYDLVRYNKIKQNNPAFIKLINSQGIYWPVSRKLIAQNNLLTQNPFWK; the protein is encoded by the coding sequence ATGAAAAAGACATTATGTATCGTCCTGATCCTGTTTACTGCGGCAATGACAAGCTGTAATAAAACCCTGGATATTGATTCAACAAGGGTTGTGGGCGAAAAAAACATGTGGAATAAGCTCGAAGATGCACGTGCAGGCTTATTAGGAGTGTATGCACTTACCCGTGCAGCCTTATCTGACAACGATGGTCACTGGCTTTATGGCGATGTACGTACAGGCGAATTTATTAGCCCGAACCGGCAGGACCTGAAAGCAATTGCAAGCAATCAGCTCAACGCCTCATACCCAACTGTTGACGCCTTGAGCGACTGGACGAGATTTTACGCCATAGTTAATGCTGCGAATATCTTCCTTGAACGTATTGGCGATGTAAAAGCCGCCGATAAGCGCTATACAGAAAACTATTTGATAGTTGATGTTGCCCAGGTACGTTTTTTAAGGGCCTTTACCTATTTCTATATGGTAAGGATTTGGGGAGATGTACCATTCATTACCGCATCCCACGATGGCAAGTTTGAAAATCAGCCCCGCGAAAGCGGCAGTAAAATATTAGTCTGGGCGCAGCAGGAAATGCTTAAGGCCGCAGCCGATCTGCCATTTGTATACAGTAACAACGACGTGCAGCAGCCCGGCAATTATTATAATGAGGATGCAACCCGCTGGGGAGGTGCTTTAGCCACAAAGAACTCAGCCTATGCGGTCCTGGCTCATTTGGCCGCCTGGCAGGGTAACTATACCGATGTAGCTACCTATACCAAGTTTGTTGAAGATAATTATGGTAAAAGCGGCATCAATTTTCAAAGCACAGAAGATCTGACCAAATCAAATGGGTTCTTTTTCAATAAAAACACCAGCCAGATGTTTGGTTTTAACTCTGACTGGGGCCATATTGACGGATCGGTAACAGGCCATCTGGAAGAGTTAACCCTGGCCGAACCTGTGGTGAATAAAAAAGTGCCGGATATCTACATGCCTAAGGATACTATCCTGAAAATATTTGACATGCCCAAGGATGAGCGCTTTAGTATAGATACGCTTGGTCAGCCCCGTTCCGAAAGATATTTCACCAATATCAATGGCAAGTACCCGATTTTTAGCAAAATAAAAGTGATACTGGGGGGCGTTTCTGATCCTAACTTCCGATACTTCACCAGTGCTTTGATCTTTACAAGGATAGAGGATATCGTGTTACTCCGGGCCGAGGCGCTGGCCGTTTTAGGGGATGTAAACGGGGCGATAGCCGAAGTAACTTCCATCATGGCCCGGCGGGGGATGTCGGAGATCACAATCGACAGCAACCAGGATATTATCGAACTGATATTCAAGGAGCGCCATCGCGAATTGATGGGCGAAGGGCACCGCTGGTATGACCTGGTACGATACAACAAGATCAAGCAAAACAACCCGGCATTCATCAAACTCATCAATTCGCAGGGGATCTATTGGCCGGTATCACGCAAGCTCATCGCTCAAAATAACCTGTTAACCCAAAACCCATTTTGGAAATAA
- a CDS encoding fasciclin domain-containing protein translates to MKKLKKYMSALTPVLVAALLQTACKKDGGYHDATGTNSKFAGNTYEYLKSKPGVYDSLLAVINRMGLQQTLMDSNVTLFAVTNPSFQLAINNLNTLRRQGDKDPLFLAKIDGVQLDTMVSYYIIRGKRTTDSLLLQDGLDLSSVRFGYPMHGKVSKISASGLAGGGPDVIEFSNTKRSKFIRNWSTTTTGSNNISTKNGIVHVLSPDHIFGFDEFVSRLTFVPPPPNLMTLIGGKLTVLRDNNGGPDNGEGSKKVIDGDDHTKFLADLQGRLWMQFELNEPAVSGVYTLTSANDAPERDPRAWTYEGSNDGKTWTELDRRSNFFFEERYQTKVFRCSNTTAYKFYRVDISELRDGGLFQLAEWTINKVK, encoded by the coding sequence ATGAAAAAGTTAAAAAAATATATGAGTGCCTTAACGCCGGTGTTGGTTGCTGCCCTGTTGCAAACCGCCTGCAAAAAGGATGGCGGCTATCATGACGCTACAGGCACCAACTCAAAATTTGCGGGTAATACCTATGAATATTTGAAAAGCAAGCCCGGTGTATATGATTCGTTACTGGCGGTAATAAACCGGATGGGCCTGCAGCAAACGCTCATGGACAGCAATGTTACCCTTTTTGCCGTTACCAACCCAAGCTTTCAGCTGGCAATTAATAACCTGAATACATTAAGAAGACAAGGCGACAAAGATCCGCTGTTTTTGGCAAAAATTGATGGTGTACAGCTGGACACCATGGTTTCATACTACATTATCAGGGGGAAACGCACAACCGATTCCCTGCTGCTGCAGGATGGGCTTGATCTTTCCAGTGTACGTTTCGGATATCCTATGCATGGCAAGGTTTCTAAAATATCAGCCTCTGGGCTTGCCGGAGGGGGCCCCGACGTCATTGAATTTAGCAATACCAAGCGCAGCAAGTTTATCAGAAACTGGTCAACCACTACAACCGGTTCTAATAATATTAGCACCAAAAATGGCATTGTTCATGTGCTGAGCCCCGATCATATTTTCGGTTTTGATGAATTTGTATCCCGATTAACCTTTGTTCCGCCACCGCCAAACCTGATGACCCTCATTGGCGGCAAGCTTACAGTTTTGAGAGATAATAATGGCGGTCCGGATAATGGCGAAGGCTCTAAAAAAGTAATTGACGGCGATGACCATACCAAGTTCCTGGCTGATCTTCAGGGACGGTTATGGATGCAGTTTGAACTAAATGAACCTGCCGTATCAGGGGTTTACACGCTCACATCTGCCAATGACGCCCCTGAGCGTGATCCCAGGGCATGGACTTATGAAGGTTCAAATGACGGCAAAACCTGGACTGAGTTAGATCGTCGGAGCAACTTCTTCTTTGAAGAACGATACCAGACTAAAGTTTTCAGGTGCTCCAACACTACCGCTTATAAATTTTACAGGGTAGATATTTCCGAGTTGCGTGACGGAGGCCTTTTTCAACTGGCCGAATGGACCATCAATAAAGTGAAATAA
- a CDS encoding fasciclin domain-containing protein, giving the protein MKNIIIVFAGFLLVLAGCKRDEYYKDGGKAQADYPADMLQYLQDKAVPFDTIAQIVKLAGMEETFRKSDFTFFAPDDDVIKRTIGNNKIRGSLNKFLFDAGRDTVKKLSDIDSAIWRKYLQRYMFKGINRLKDYPQIDINLQNQYPGALYYAYSGDVVNIGVIYGDANNIKYIGPRTLVISYIYDINNAQNAVFRNNVSSSDIKPKNGIVHTLQYNEAYFGFNRDDFYQEIYFAGLHPSN; this is encoded by the coding sequence ATGAAAAATATAATTATTGTTTTTGCCGGGTTTTTACTGGTGCTCGCCGGCTGTAAACGCGACGAGTATTATAAAGACGGAGGTAAAGCCCAGGCCGATTATCCTGCCGATATGCTTCAATATTTGCAAGACAAAGCGGTGCCTTTTGATACCATCGCCCAGATCGTAAAACTGGCAGGCATGGAAGAGACATTCCGCAAAAGTGATTTTACCTTTTTTGCGCCCGATGATGATGTGATCAAAAGAACCATAGGTAACAACAAAATCAGGGGCTCTTTAAATAAATTTTTGTTTGATGCAGGTCGTGATACAGTGAAAAAGTTATCGGATATCGATTCTGCTATATGGAGAAAGTACCTGCAAAGGTATATGTTCAAGGGCATTAACCGGCTTAAAGATTACCCACAGATAGATATCAACCTGCAAAATCAGTATCCGGGTGCACTTTACTACGCTTACAGCGGAGACGTGGTGAACATTGGTGTAATATATGGCGACGCCAATAACATCAAATATATTGGCCCGCGTACACTGGTAATTAGCTATATCTACGACATTAATAATGCACAAAACGCAGTTTTTCGTAATAATGTTTCCTCATCGGATATTAAACCTAAGAACGGCATAGTGCATACCCTGCAGTATAACGAGGCCTACTTTGGGTTTAACCGGGATGACTTTTACCAGGAAATATATTTCGCAGGCCTTCATCCATCCAATTAA
- a CDS encoding DUF5007 domain-containing protein, whose product MQTFIKMGSMALLFVAAALSSCKKMYGIPDEKDYLSSNVNYSNKVFEPILGRTTLMGGFNGDNSTQPLKFEIINARFGDGKPLTDLFQKRPTYVWTAPYNGLEKSLAEIEAKRKLEDHPLFEVRSSGEFIMWASSNNDLIKPRPSDSTNFPQDTRYFDIKITNTGGSTIIRDLQVRPFRERPYEPSDDFNIYSGLPAPHPKTPYNPASRNYIRPFLNGVIGEVTDIPLQSNDDKKDVVVYIRPFTGGTGNSLRFKFLNKDSVEMNPALLNETTWDKIVHGFNMQKTATYVQYDVAYPIPLVEIPTVYAPGGTRDHAEFKYSRIGFGGGRVVASFGIDFAIYKKGDWEIVFHFLKDNPKFEDE is encoded by the coding sequence ATGCAAACATTCATAAAAATGGGATCTATGGCTCTGCTGTTTGTTGCAGCTGCGCTTAGTAGCTGTAAAAAGATGTATGGAATTCCGGATGAAAAAGATTATCTGAGTTCGAATGTAAACTACAGCAATAAAGTTTTTGAACCGATTTTAGGCCGAACCACTTTGATGGGCGGGTTTAATGGAGACAACTCAACCCAGCCGTTAAAGTTTGAGATCATCAACGCGCGTTTTGGTGACGGTAAACCCCTAACAGATCTTTTTCAAAAAAGACCAACCTACGTATGGACAGCGCCCTATAACGGGCTTGAAAAGAGCCTGGCCGAGATAGAGGCAAAACGCAAGCTGGAAGATCACCCCTTATTTGAAGTGCGCTCATCGGGCGAGTTCATTATGTGGGCTTCTTCTAATAATGACCTGATCAAGCCCAGACCGTCTGATAGTACCAATTTCCCTCAGGATACGCGCTATTTTGACATAAAAATAACCAACACGGGTGGCAGTACTATAATTCGCGACCTGCAGGTACGCCCATTCCGCGAGCGCCCTTATGAGCCTTCTGATGATTTTAACATTTACTCCGGCCTGCCTGCGCCTCATCCCAAAACGCCTTATAATCCGGCCAGCCGAAACTACATCAGGCCATTTTTAAATGGGGTGATAGGCGAAGTTACCGACATTCCGCTGCAGAGTAATGACGATAAAAAGGATGTGGTGGTTTATATCCGCCCGTTTACCGGCGGTACGGGAAATTCGTTAAGGTTCAAGTTCCTGAACAAAGACTCAGTAGAGATGAATCCGGCCTTATTGAATGAAACTACCTGGGATAAAATAGTACACGGATTTAACATGCAAAAAACTGCAACCTATGTACAATACGATGTTGCATATCCTATTCCTTTAGTGGAAATCCCAACTGTTTATGCACCCGGAGGAACCAGGGACCATGCCGAATTTAAATATTCGCGAATTGGTTTTGGCGGTGGTAGGGTAGTGGCAAGCTTCGGGATAGATTTCGCCATATACAAAAAAGGCGACTGGGAGATAGTGTTCCATTTTTTGAAGGATAATCCAAAGTTTGAAGACGAATAA
- a CDS encoding RagB/SusD family nutrient uptake outer membrane protein: MKKSVIYILAAAASLCLPACKKFLNVQPIDKLTGNNFYQSKDDVVANIYDMSRTFFGKINETHFIGATGEYRSGEVLSEPQADNGPARAYVEVLGRNDLLGLINGNPPWNFYNFYRITDWTGYYQVIQSANILISKLEAGVPGVSDSEKKQFEGEAAFIRGLAYFFMVRLYGDVPYYTDAYHSTALPRENMVSVLNKSIADLKKYKDGLPWTYSDPALKGVRASRGSVIALIMNMNMWNAGFDKPNATKYYQETADLGQELIKSNAYRMLPINEWATVIKGRSDESLFEFYRSINYGDQNTNVAPIGDMFLHYPYKRPEYTHRISFAYFRAEYMQKLYSGASDKRATIWFNSDIYADNGKFMMLKFAQNSFATGEEDANPDNTFMIFRYAGEILLCAEALAELGQDDQAIALLNKVRDRAEASRYTGGGGQDLKDFIFLERSRELMGEGHHYFDLVRTRRIMNSEWSYNVLTLDKFNRGAWTWPINSNALANNPFMTLNMYWVNGGN; encoded by the coding sequence ATGAAAAAAAGTGTTATATACATTTTAGCAGCGGCAGCAAGCTTGTGTTTACCAGCCTGTAAAAAGTTTCTGAACGTACAACCCATTGATAAACTAACAGGGAATAACTTTTACCAATCGAAAGATGACGTGGTGGCCAATATTTATGATATGTCAAGAACATTTTTTGGCAAGATCAATGAAACGCATTTTATTGGTGCTACGGGCGAATACCGTTCGGGAGAGGTTTTATCTGAACCTCAGGCAGATAATGGGCCGGCACGGGCATATGTCGAGGTGTTAGGCCGGAATGACCTGCTTGGGCTTATCAACGGCAATCCGCCCTGGAATTTTTACAACTTTTACCGCATTACCGACTGGACAGGTTATTACCAGGTAATACAAAGTGCCAACATCCTCATCTCGAAATTGGAAGCAGGCGTACCCGGCGTATCAGACAGCGAAAAAAAGCAGTTTGAGGGCGAAGCGGCTTTTATACGCGGGCTTGCATACTTCTTTATGGTAAGGCTTTATGGCGACGTACCTTATTATACCGATGCTTACCATTCAACAGCTTTACCGCGCGAAAACATGGTATCTGTTTTAAACAAAAGCATCGCTGACCTTAAAAAATATAAGGACGGTTTGCCTTGGACTTATTCTGATCCTGCTTTAAAAGGGGTACGTGCAAGCAGGGGCAGCGTTATCGCGCTTATCATGAACATGAACATGTGGAATGCCGGTTTCGACAAACCCAATGCAACCAAGTACTACCAGGAAACTGCCGACCTTGGGCAGGAATTGATTAAAAGCAATGCCTACAGGATGCTACCCATCAATGAATGGGCTACGGTTATCAAAGGCCGGTCGGACGAGAGTTTGTTTGAGTTTTATCGCAGTATAAACTATGGCGATCAGAACACCAATGTTGCCCCTATTGGCGATATGTTTCTGCATTATCCATATAAAAGGCCGGAATATACGCACCGTATAAGCTTCGCCTATTTCAGGGCCGAGTATATGCAAAAACTATATTCAGGCGCGTCTGACAAGCGCGCTACAATCTGGTTTAACTCAGACATCTACGCCGATAACGGAAAGTTCATGATGCTGAAATTTGCTCAAAACTCATTTGCAACCGGCGAGGAGGATGCCAATCCCGACAACACCTTTATGATATTCAGGTATGCAGGTGAAATACTACTCTGTGCAGAAGCACTGGCCGAACTGGGTCAGGATGATCAGGCTATTGCCCTGCTGAATAAGGTAAGGGACCGGGCCGAAGCATCACGCTATACCGGAGGTGGGGGGCAGGACCTTAAGGATTTTATTTTCCTGGAAAGATCGCGGGAACTGATGGGCGAGGGGCACCATTACTTTGACCTTGTGCGTACCCGCAGAATTATGAACAGCGAGTGGTCATATAACGTATTGACGCTGGATAAATTTAACCGGGGTGCCTGGACATGGCCGATCAACAGTAACGCGTTGGCTAATAACCCCTTCATGACATTAAACATGTATTGGGTTAACGGAGGTAATTAA
- a CDS encoding DUF5008 domain-containing protein produces MRRINHIIMFILLLLIIEACKKDKTIYSDPYGDGKPPLGVILSRDAVPVPAIGAVGTEVTFKATGLIPYKDKIKFMFNGEPGQVTEVTESTIKVKVPPFGSTGITSIAIDDQLVLGPVFKVSGLINIDPSFRATAGANNFVNQVYPLADGRNLVLGWFTNYDNKGIITPLNRIVRTSADGEFDRTFRTGKAANGSLSRVIELGGKYIIAGGFSGYNQRTENISNITSLNVDGSIDTIGVKTYRRPSQTDTTKYFPKFNGGTNEYISKIYKHQNKILATGNFRYYVRRVYTEHNHDFSRDTVILDSTEIRQIARFNPDGTLDKTYRFNIATNKGQPSANGPVDSYMHTDADQLEKLVLFGSFTTFDQKTAGRLVRLSSDGTIDASFKTGTGTDNSISSLTYNPVTKKYLITGIFRTYDGKPAISMALLNLDGSLDQTFVAKTFEGGYPGFARQLNDGLVVVSGSFKKYNNVTRNGFMVLNTKGELAGSYNTTGPFSGTLSDIIETKSTDGKRALLLIGGFDRFDNTQVSNIIRVTIE; encoded by the coding sequence ATGAGAAGAATTAACCATATCATCATGTTTATCCTGCTTTTACTCATAATAGAAGCATGTAAGAAGGATAAAACAATTTATTCCGATCCATATGGGGATGGAAAGCCACCATTGGGTGTTATCCTAAGTCGCGACGCGGTACCTGTACCGGCAATCGGGGCGGTAGGTACCGAGGTAACGTTCAAAGCTACCGGACTGATTCCTTATAAGGATAAAATAAAGTTCATGTTCAACGGCGAACCGGGTCAGGTTACCGAAGTAACGGAATCAACCATTAAAGTGAAAGTTCCACCTTTTGGCAGCACAGGTATTACCTCAATCGCTATTGACGATCAGTTGGTGCTTGGGCCGGTATTTAAGGTATCCGGATTAATTAATATCGATCCATCCTTTAGGGCCACAGCCGGAGCAAATAATTTTGTAAACCAGGTGTATCCCCTTGCCGATGGCCGGAACCTGGTACTGGGCTGGTTTACCAATTATGATAATAAAGGGATCATTACCCCGCTCAACCGCATTGTAAGAACATCGGCTGATGGTGAGTTTGACCGCACTTTCCGCACGGGTAAAGCAGCAAACGGATCATTATCAAGGGTTATTGAGCTTGGTGGAAAATACATCATCGCAGGGGGCTTTAGCGGTTACAATCAGCGAACAGAAAACATCAGCAATATTACCAGTTTAAATGTTGATGGCAGTATTGATACTATTGGCGTAAAAACCTACAGGCGTCCGTCTCAAACAGATACGACCAAATATTTTCCGAAGTTTAACGGCGGCACTAATGAGTATATAAGTAAAATATATAAGCATCAGAACAAAATACTTGCAACCGGAAATTTCAGATATTATGTACGCAGGGTTTATACTGAGCATAATCATGATTTTAGTCGCGATACGGTGATTCTTGATAGTACGGAGATAAGGCAAATCGCTCGTTTTAACCCGGATGGGACACTCGACAAAACATATCGTTTTAACATAGCAACCAATAAAGGCCAGCCTTCGGCAAATGGTCCTGTTGACTCCTATATGCATACCGACGCCGATCAATTGGAGAAACTGGTGCTGTTTGGAAGTTTTACCACATTTGACCAAAAAACAGCCGGCCGACTGGTTCGTTTAAGCTCCGATGGCACAATTGACGCTTCATTTAAAACAGGTACAGGTACCGACAACAGTATCTCATCCCTAACATACAACCCTGTAACCAAAAAATACCTGATAACAGGGATCTTCAGAACATACGATGGCAAACCGGCCATCAGCATGGCGCTGCTTAACCTGGATGGTAGTCTTGATCAAACTTTTGTGGCTAAAACATTTGAGGGAGGGTATCCTGGTTTTGCCCGCCAGCTTAATGATGGACTGGTAGTAGTAAGCGGCAGCTTTAAAAAGTATAATAACGTTACCCGCAATGGTTTTATGGTATTAAATACCAAAGGTGAACTTGCCGGAAGCTATAATACAACCGGACCATTTTCAGGTACATTGTCTGATATCATTGAAACCAAATCTACTGATGGAAAGCGGGCGTTATTGCTGATTGGCGGTTTTGACCGTTTTGATAATACTCAGGTAAGTAATATCATACGCGTTACCATCGAATAA